AGTTCTTATCAGCAACATATTCAAATGTTCTGTTCCCAGAGGAAAGGAAAGGAAAGATCGATCACCCCTCGTACATTgacatttttattgaaaagtaaagATACGGTATATACGATTATTCCACAAAGAGTGAGAGGTGGCACAACTTTCAGGTTGTACTGAGTATGGTCTGCTCTGTTCATTGTTACACATGCTTGTTATGTTCTTATTGTGATAAGAAGTGTCATATGTTTACTTGTATGCATTAACATTTTTCAATTATACTTTTCAAAAATTAGTAATACTGTTTACATACTGTTTTGCTAACTCAGTAAATGGGATATAATGATTATTATATAGATCAACTGTCAAAAAGTAGTCAATTCTAGGTGATAAattattttgtatcttttattacaaattctattttttcataATATAATGTTGATACGTACAAAGAGATACAACTCTTATCTTCCTTCTTTTCCATGCACAACATATACATTAAAACCAATAATTGTTTTAGatacttttatctttattttctcAATTAATATTTAACACAAATGATATATTGAAACTACATTGTATCTAATAAGAATTAAGCCTCATATACAATTAAAGATTGTCGTCGATTATCTCAACGTGATTAGtttttttctcgcttgagccgagACGACGAAAGCGAGAAAAGTTATCGAGTTgcgatgaccaatgataatctgtttatcgctattttacctatgacgacgttgtcagtttcatgtcaatttcattaagaAAGCCACGTGCCCCCTTAGTTTTTAGCAATAATTTTCTCATCACTCGACTCTGCTGAGAAAGAAAACTATCAGTCCGTaggatcaaaggaaaatttcgtaaattAGCGATAATAAGGATTAatatcattttgaattttttttatacatttttcgtACATGAATGACAGTGCCACATAAGCCTCTAAAGGCTGGTTggtataaatatacatatttattgacTGCAtatgtttaaaaatgtaataacTTGTATTTCATGTATGTGTACCAAGTTgtactttgaaataaaaaaatatctatctatACATACATAAACACGCGctacatgattaaaaaaaatatgattaaaacaaaatcatctttATGTCAATGTCGACGTAATAACTACTATGCTGATGAAACTGTCAGCCCATATCTTAGTAACAACATACATACCCTCTATCGTATCATTATGTTTCAATCTTGCTTGTTCAGACTATGCTGACTTTAAACAAGTGTGACTGCTCATTGCGCAAACAAATCTCCAAAAGAAGAGTTAAAGAtaccaaactcataaatcgaaaataaactgacaacgccatgacttaaaaataaaaagacaaacagaaaaatagtaaaaaaagacacaaaataaaaaactaaagacttagtaacacgaaccccaccacaaactgGGGGGATCTCATGTGCTCaagaagggaaagcagatcctgctcaacgattggcatccgtcgtgttgttcatgttattacaaacccggtaaatagtgtaattcggtaggtcacgttcGTGGTGAAAAGAgcagtggattgtagttacgacataaggaacatgaTTTATATAGCAATAATCATGAGCTTACttgtttgtttgttaattaaTGGTTACTTTCACTTTATACGAACTTGGTTATATGGTaatagtttgtaacccggatttgttttctcttaatcgatttatgactttcgaacagcggtatactactgttgcctttatttattggtGAATGACATAAAGTATCCGAAGAGAACCATCCACATCTGGCAGGGAAACTGGCAATATTTTATCAGAACACACATCACAATTCACAACCTCAGAGTCGACAGGTTAGTGAGCACAATAGATGAAATAATTAGAGCACTAAGACCCCTGGATCGCACTTGATTAAGTCGAATACGTGTCATGTACACGAATTATGGTGTGATACATTAGGATTTGTTTCTTTGATAACTAAAtgaaatcatcatagataccaggattgaaatattGTGTTTgtgccagacacgcgtttcattctcaaagactcatcagtgtcgctcgaatccaaaaaaaaaaaaaaagggccaaaagtgttgccaaatacagctaaggtgatctaattctgaggtagaaaatcctttAGAATTTCatgaattcaaagttttgtaaatagttaatttataattatgaccatatcaatgataattcatgtcaacacagaagtgctgactccTGGGTTGGTGATAACCTCGAGGAATAAAAACTTCACCAggagtggcattgacccagtggttgtaaattaactcatcatagataccaggattgaaatattgtatttgcgccagacacgcgtttcatctacaatagactcatcaattacgctcgaatacaaaaaaggtaaaaggccaaataaattgaaaagctgcagagcattgatgaccaaaatttcCTACTAGTGTTgccaaaaacaaatacaaataatcatgaggtagaaaatccttagtatttcaaaaaaggAGCGTTGAATTGCTCAAAATGAGATTTGATTATATTAATGCTTTTTATCTGTTGGtttaatacaaagattttttagaTACCTTTTTGCTGTGGCTTTCTTATTCTAAATTTCCTGCTGCTTTAAGATAAAATTTCCATCTGATATCCGACGTGACAGActgtaaaacaaaaatcataaactGTGTTACAAGTACTGTATGAGggtcttaaaacatttttttttcaattctttttaaaGGTTGTGTGGAATTTAAACCtttataagattttaaaatatgaatattttaattaaaattatcgATATAAATAAACGAATTTGCGTTATCTAACAAATGAAATTAGCAGCAATAGTATAACAATTAACTGCCCAAAATACGAATTTTGACACTACATTTCTTTTGAGGGATGTTCCAGACCAAATTATTATGAAGAGTTCGTTAACCATTCAACAAGAGCTGATAAAAAGGAAGCTTGATCTTAGGTCTAAGAAGGAATAATTAAAACTTAATAATTCATTCCTAAATACAATACTGACAATAATAACGCACCAATGAGAGAAGAAGGAAGTATCATCTTCAGTAGCAAATATAGCTGAGGAATATTATCTTCGTGAAATTGTACACCATCTCCCTACTGATATATATCCACTTATTTTAAACGTTTTCGGTTTTTCCAAGTCACGAAAGCCCCTTGTGCAAGGTATACACTCAATTGTTTTGTAGatgtactacatttgtatattcGGCATAATACCTCTATTCAAGGGATTACTAAAAATAGGTAGTCAGTCAATCGCAACAgggtgatatttttttataaagcattATGGTTAAATCACGGTCAATGTCGATAttttaaatatcttaaaattGCACATTGCTAGAAATTGCGCATTACTTTGCACCAGGAAGCAATATCTGACTGTATGTAAATAATGCAATGGAATCGACAGAAGAAACAATTGATTGGTCAGAAAAATCTGCACCCCTCAAAGAAATACTCAGAGACGAGAAACTGCCTATTCTCGTTAAAGTGGCAACAGgtttttataacaatgatagCGAATCATTTTCTCCAGGTGATCTCATAAGGCTGGATTGTCATAAGTACATTCAAAAGGTGAGAGCTGATGTTTTatctgcaaaaaataaaaaaatagaagagATATTTATTCCGCTTGAATACAAAGGGAAAGTTACAACTACAGGAGTAAGAACGAAGGGAAAAGCTTTCCATTCTGTTGAAGAGTTAATAAAAGTTTTTCCTCGGTATGTAACTGTGACCGAGGCTTTCACATCACGAAATACAGAACGTTTTTCAGCAAGAACAGTTGAAAAAGGAGACAGTCTTGAACTTGATAGATTTCTTGATGGAATAGGTTTAGTTTGCACGGATATGAAAACTGGTGAACTTTTTGTCATTTCAACATCAGGGCAATACAACCTTACTTCCAAACCAGACAATAATCAGTACACCATAAAAGAGGTGATTGATCGCTTTCCTTTACCTCAAACTGTAACATTTGTCGATGAAGAGGTACAGAAATTTTTTACAACAAATCTTGATGAAGCACTACCCAATATCTGCACATTTACTGGTAGTTTGACACTTTTGGGATTCATTACCGAAGAAGTTGTCGTAGGCCATAGTAAGCCTCAGACATCACAGAAGGATGAGGGAAAGTTTGTACAGAGAAATGTCATCATGTTACCTACAAACGGGGATATCGTGAAAGAACTTGAAGTGTATCTTGCCATCAATCAAGGCGACAAAGATTATGAAATTTTACTGTCAACAAATGTTTCACAAAGCCAAGATATGTCAGCTGTTGATAGCATGCTGTATGTTGATATGGTTAAAAAGCAAAGACCTATGATAAATCTGAAGATCAGAGAAGAAGTGCCATATTCTGTACCACCTCCAAAACTTCCTCCTAGAAGACAAAGTTCAGGTATAagttaacattttataaattaaaatgaaaataaaaataaatgagttGTGGATATCTTACGTTTATATCATGACTGTAGATGGAAAAAACTGTAGGTTCCATGGAGCCCGGGATTATTGCTATAACTATTGGATCAATTATAGTTTTGAATACTATAGTATCTAAAACACAATAATTGGCTAAACTTGTCATTTAAAAGTTATTAGAGACAATTGTCGATTTTTATCATGTTGACATAATACTTGTAGGACTTATTTTCCTAATCATTTTGGCTCTTTGAACAATAATTTTAAACCAAAAACCCAAAACTAGAAAGAAATGTCAATTATTCGTCTTAGAATTAGCCTTACCATTTTGTTCgtgttgacttgtttgtagatctggTCTTGCTGAgtatttatgttatttaaaaTCTCTATCTATGTGTTATAGTTTATTTATAAGACATTAACTTAAAAACATGAACAATGAAAGGCAAATTAACTGCCATTTCGGTCATTGCAACTTACTATTGAATCTTTTCTTGCTGGTGAGTTTAACTGTTTACAGATTTTCTCTATCTTCTATAGTTTCGCCTAAGACGGGAATAGTATCAGTGAAGGGTTATAAGACATCAACACTTATAGTTGATTGATTATTTTGACCATTTTGACTTATGTATAGGTCTAGTTAAGTAAGGCAACTCCgcttatttagtttttatatctatttattgtAATTATCAAGGTTATAATTACCCGGTACCTGAcgaaaaaagtgtaaaaaatgtTATTCAGTGCAACCCATGTTTTGGCCTAAGAGCCATGCAACCAAGTCCAAAATGAAGTTGACTGAAAAAAAGGTTGTGTCGATATATGTAGCTGGTCATTTAAAACTGCTGTTACACGTTCCCATTATAGCCATAATcgcaaaaatggttaaaaaaacgGCTTTAATATGGCCTTTGACTTCGGAAATTTTGAAGAAACTTTGGTTCTAACTCCCTCGAGTAATTATGGTAGATTTAGTTGATATATAGGGTTCTTTTTTACTCTTGATCAAGTATTTTTTATTATCCTTGGATTTCAGAGTTTTGTtttaagcgttcctgatgaagattCAGAAAAGCACTAAGGACACACCAAATCAATGAAGCATAAGTTTAATTTTAAGGGCATTAACTCTAATAAGGAGTCAGTTTGTGTTTTTGTCATGTTAATTTATTTAAAGGTAATGTTTACTTTACTaaagccccggtcacaacagatcgtacgattttttgtcgtggaagatctataaaGATCTATAAACTAGTTGTCGTGGCACTGTCGTGCAAACTGTCAAAAAATACTTCGAGTGGTCACACGATATGTCCCCGATGGGTACACGACAGAGAAAAACAATTGTAATTATGCTGTCGTGGGTTTGTCGCAAGTAGGCCGTACAACAGTCGTGCGACAGTCGTACGACAATTGTGAG
This sequence is a window from Mytilus edulis chromosome 1, xbMytEdul2.2, whole genome shotgun sequence. Protein-coding genes within it:
- the LOC139494813 gene encoding uncharacterized protein produces the protein MESTEETIDWSEKSAPLKEILRDEKLPILVKVATGFYNNDSESFSPGDLIRLDCHKYIQKVRADVLSAKNKKIEEIFIPLEYKGKVTTTGVRTKGKAFHSVEELIKVFPRYVTVTEAFTSRNTERFSARTVEKGDSLELDRFLDGIGLVCTDMKTGELFVISTSGQYNLTSKPDNNQYTIKEVIDRFPLPQTVTFVDEEVQKFFTTNLDEALPNICTFTGSLTLLGFITEEVVVGHSKPQTSQKDEGKFVQRNVIMLPTNGDIVKELEVYLAINQGDKDYEILLSTNVSQSQDMSAVDSMLYVDMVKKQRPMINLKIREEVPYSVPPPKLPPRRQSSVEARPPNLQRSMTIPRMRDKDDGYIMMSDKKGDDETDDYEVMDESGTKEIFYKREMTQKSKVKKLVGSIGRKFPSSLKNIFAQSSYNTSSGKEMGKDHASCRSGVKQKYEKNLEFIGDLKEGEYTEICDTTVKPVLVVKPTSAVSPQRNAGLLNDEGLKDMSVEELVACFRFCKLDILADLCEKEAFDGNIFGSLTDEQLQSGPFNLRPVDLIKVQSVKNGWRPIFKEKNVSTNQ